A part of Desulfobacterales bacterium genomic DNA contains:
- a CDS encoding helix-turn-helix transcriptional regulator, which yields MKNLLTTKEVAQFLEVNEKMVYTLVAEKGLPATKVTGKWLFPRHLVEQWIEMHTSNYPQQATHLPPYEGILIITGSNDPLLDRSISLFNSLYPDQIAVFGNLGSMGGLRALRQNRCHMAASHLLQEDEAEYNFDFATKELGALPAIVNFCRREQGVLVQRGNPKKITGIADLGRAGLQIVNRPLGTGTRLLLDRELGKAGVEGSTIKGYHHEVNRHLDLGLEILSGRADAGPGIRAVAGLLDLDFIPLRWERFDLLVSKDRFFDKGVQLFLGLLVEKTFREIASHYSGYDVEFSGKMVYPKNSEKNNPDSR from the coding sequence ATGAAAAACCTGCTGACGACAAAGGAAGTCGCACAATTTTTAGAGGTCAATGAAAAAATGGTTTACACCCTGGTGGCTGAAAAAGGGTTGCCGGCAACCAAGGTAACCGGCAAGTGGCTGTTTCCGCGTCATCTGGTGGAACAGTGGATCGAAATGCACACCAGCAATTATCCGCAGCAGGCAACCCACCTGCCGCCTTACGAAGGGATTCTGATCATCACCGGCAGCAACGACCCCCTGCTGGACCGGTCGATTTCACTTTTTAATTCTCTTTACCCCGATCAAATTGCCGTCTTCGGCAACCTGGGCAGCATGGGTGGCCTCCGGGCCCTGCGTCAAAACCGCTGCCACATGGCCGCCAGCCATCTGCTCCAGGAGGATGAGGCCGAATACAACTTTGACTTTGCCACCAAAGAACTGGGAGCTCTGCCCGCCATTGTCAACTTTTGCCGGCGGGAGCAGGGCGTCCTGGTGCAAAGGGGAAACCCCAAAAAGATAACCGGCATCGCCGATCTGGGCAGAGCGGGGCTTCAGATTGTAAACCGCCCCCTGGGCACCGGCACCCGGCTGCTGCTGGACCGGGAACTGGGCAAGGCCGGGGTGGAGGGCAGCACGATTAAAGGCTACCACCATGAAGTCAACCGCCACCTGGATCTCGGCCTTGAGATTTTATCCGGCCGCGCCGATGCCGGGCCGGGAATCCGCGCTGTGGCCGGCCTGCTCGATCTTGATTTTATCCCCCTGCGCTGGGAAAGGTTCGACCTGCTGGTTTCCAAGGACAGATTCTTTGATAAAGGCGTCCAGCTGTTTCTCGGCCTGCTGGTTGAAAAAACATTTCGGGAAATTGCATCCCACTACTCCGGTTATGATGTCGAGTTTTCCGGAAAGATGGTTTATCCCAAAAACAGTGAAAAAAATAATCCCGATAGCCGATAA
- a CDS encoding aldehyde ferredoxin oxidoreductase C-terminal domain-containing protein, with translation MAINSIDYSKAAVERGYTDRLLRVDLGSRSIVVEKISDQTRSMFVGGRGYCLKLVYDGTHSDTTYDSPENVLALAGGPFCGESGFAGTGKFIVGSISPLTRTFCDSNVGGYFFPLVKQAGFDAIAITGKSAADVMVVIDGDRGKIEIVDAPQTEFSLLEAEKVIDQYKGEGNPVGVAFVCAGRGAGQTHFGCVNSIYYDVRRKRCRAKQAGRGGLGTVMRTKGLRGIVVKCDISAGISNHPADREQLRDAGKNIRSVIREVDPNSMSLGTQGTTSLIDMMNPHHLLPINNYQYGSDERAKDVSGKIFENSVFEQRKPDGCFAGCNLACTKGCEEYTLKSGPHAGKTVAVDGPEYETAAAVTNLGVFDIDGMLEYAWYCDEYGLDTISAGVVMSFLFEAYERNILTPEDTDGLKLEWGRADTVLELLHRMASGEKGLAREAGKGVRHMKHYIANLVASRNGQLSGEIMAELELFAMESKGLEFSMYITKESLAQQGGYGFALKGPQHDEAWLIALDQIKKELPTFEKKASALRWFPLFRTWFNIVGLCKLPWIDVRHPEAKNTEDPAKNLPTIAYYLGLVNGTLGTQKTLDDLLAESERSYLLHKLINLRQGFGTREHDVIPLRAKAPVYMNEFLSRKAYYQQYLADVAGIQVNGMGDEEMLTALQKYRNSQYDKLTDVVYQEKGYDPNGIPRDETLVRLGFNKDEYFSIVQAARERIPNI, from the coding sequence ATGGCTATTAATTCAATTGATTATTCCAAAGCGGCGGTGGAAAGAGGATATACCGACCGGCTGCTGAGAGTTGACCTCGGCAGCCGCAGCATCGTTGTTGAAAAGATTTCGGACCAAACGCGAAGCATGTTTGTCGGCGGCCGGGGTTATTGTCTGAAACTTGTCTATGACGGCACCCATAGCGATACGACTTATGACAGCCCGGAAAACGTACTGGCCCTTGCCGGCGGACCGTTTTGCGGGGAAAGCGGATTTGCCGGCACCGGCAAATTTATCGTGGGGTCGATTTCCCCCCTGACCCGGACATTTTGCGATTCCAATGTCGGCGGCTATTTTTTCCCGCTGGTAAAACAGGCAGGCTTTGACGCCATCGCCATTACCGGAAAATCAGCCGCAGACGTCATGGTTGTCATTGACGGCGACAGGGGCAAGATAGAGATCGTCGATGCGCCCCAAACGGAATTTTCTTTGCTTGAAGCTGAAAAGGTGATCGATCAATACAAAGGCGAGGGAAATCCTGTTGGGGTGGCTTTTGTGTGTGCGGGTCGGGGCGCCGGACAAACGCATTTCGGCTGTGTCAACAGTATTTACTACGATGTCAGACGAAAACGCTGCCGGGCCAAGCAAGCCGGCCGCGGCGGTCTGGGTACGGTCATGCGCACCAAGGGACTCAGGGGCATCGTTGTGAAATGTGATATCTCTGCCGGCATTTCCAACCATCCAGCCGACCGTGAGCAGTTGCGGGACGCCGGCAAAAACATCCGCAGCGTCATCCGCGAGGTGGACCCGAATTCCATGAGCCTGGGCACCCAGGGGACGACCTCTCTGATAGACATGATGAATCCGCATCATCTGCTGCCGATAAATAACTATCAATATGGCTCAGATGAACGCGCCAAGGATGTGTCCGGCAAGATATTTGAAAACAGCGTTTTTGAACAGCGAAAACCCGATGGCTGTTTTGCGGGCTGCAACCTGGCCTGTACCAAGGGATGCGAGGAATATACCCTCAAGTCCGGACCCCACGCCGGCAAGACCGTTGCGGTGGATGGACCGGAGTACGAAACAGCGGCGGCGGTTACCAACTTGGGTGTTTTTGATATCGACGGCATGCTCGAGTATGCCTGGTACTGTGACGAGTACGGTCTCGATACCATCAGCGCCGGCGTGGTGATGTCGTTCCTGTTTGAAGCCTATGAGCGCAACATCCTGACGCCTGAAGACACCGATGGGCTCAAGCTGGAATGGGGCCGTGCGGATACGGTTTTAGAACTGCTGCATCGCATGGCTTCCGGTGAAAAGGGCCTGGCCAGGGAGGCCGGCAAAGGCGTGCGCCACATGAAGCATTATATTGCGAACCTTGTGGCATCACGCAACGGTCAACTTTCGGGGGAGATCATGGCCGAGCTGGAACTTTTTGCCATGGAGAGTAAAGGCCTGGAATTTTCGATGTACATTACCAAGGAATCGCTGGCCCAGCAGGGCGGCTATGGTTTTGCCCTGAAAGGGCCGCAGCACGACGAAGCCTGGCTCATCGCCCTGGATCAGATCAAAAAAGAGCTGCCCACCTTTGAAAAAAAGGCGTCGGCATTAAGATGGTTTCCGCTGTTTCGCACCTGGTTTAACATTGTCGGCCTCTGCAAGCTGCCATGGATTGATGTGCGTCACCCCGAGGCAAAAAACACGGAGGATCCTGCCAAAAATCTTCCGACGATCGCGTATTATCTCGGTTTGGTAAACGGCACCCTGGGGACCCAAAAAACACTGGACGATCTCCTGGCGGAGTCGGAGCGAAGCTACCTTCTGCATAAGCTGATTAATCTGCGCCAGGGATTCGGGACCCGCGAACATGATGTGATTCCCCTGCGGGCCAAAGCACCGGTTTATATGAACGAATTCCTTTCACGCAAAGCGTATTATCAGCAATATCTCGCTGATGTGGCCGGTATTCAGGTGAACGGCATGGGGGATGAAGAGATGCTGACCGCTTTACAAAAATATCGAAACAGCCAATATGACAAATTAACCGATGTGGTTTATCAGGAAAAGGGGTACGATCCCAACGGCATTCCCCGGGATGAAACCCTGGTCCGTCTGGGATTTAACAAGGACGAGTATTTCAGCATCGTTCAGGCAGCGCGGGAACGCATACCAAATATATAA
- a CDS encoding antibiotic biosynthesis monooxygenase, whose product MAVKILIKRTVPLDKAREMIPLVRQMRSLANNQPGYISGETLKSLDQPDTFLVISTWQSSDDWGKWLLSKERQGVQEKIDSLLGGKTEYEMFYYGFTE is encoded by the coding sequence ATGGCAGTAAAAATCCTGATTAAACGGACAGTCCCCCTGGACAAAGCCAGAGAAATGATCCCCCTTGTCAGGCAAATGCGAAGCCTGGCAAACAATCAGCCGGGGTATATTTCCGGTGAAACCTTAAAAAGCCTGGACCAGCCCGACACCTTTCTGGTTATCAGTACCTGGCAATCCTCAGATGACTGGGGCAAGTGGTTGTTAAGCAAGGAAAGGCAGGGTGTTCAGGAAAAAATCGATTCGCTGCTGGGTGGAAAGACCGAATACGAAATGTTTTATTACGGCTTCACGGAATAA
- a CDS encoding substrate-binding domain-containing protein, with protein MKPRSLCLWLALLVLLTLPAAATAQDKILKMSTTTSTQASGLLDVLLPALEKDTGIQVKVFAKGTGAAIRDGMDGNVDVIFVHDREREDKFLADGYGTKRYGVMHNDFVIIGSPKDPAGVKELKDAAAALKKIAAANALFISRGDDSGTHGKEQALWKSSGVAAATQRVEVVSGGNKRTISFIVPQGSEKWYLSIGQGMGKTITFADEKQAYTLTDRGTYISYKYGKGAKLDLEILCEGGDDLANPYGVIPVSPAKYPHVKSDLAEQFAQWLVSPRGQSVIANYKMLGKQLFFPDAVK; from the coding sequence ATGAAACCGCGTTCTTTATGTTTATGGTTGGCCCTGTTGGTTCTCTTGACGCTGCCGGCCGCAGCCACCGCCCAGGATAAAATCCTTAAAATGTCGACGACCACCAGCACCCAGGCTTCAGGCTTGCTGGATGTCCTTTTGCCTGCGCTGGAAAAGGATACCGGCATTCAGGTGAAAGTCTTTGCCAAAGGCACCGGTGCCGCCATCCGCGACGGCATGGACGGCAATGTGGACGTCATATTCGTTCATGACCGCGAAAGAGAGGATAAGTTTTTGGCTGACGGTTACGGCACCAAACGCTATGGCGTCATGCACAATGATTTTGTCATCATCGGTTCCCCCAAAGATCCGGCCGGCGTTAAGGAGCTCAAGGATGCTGCCGCGGCATTGAAAAAAATCGCCGCTGCCAATGCGCTGTTTATCTCCCGCGGGGACGACAGCGGCACCCACGGCAAGGAACAGGCGCTGTGGAAATCCAGCGGCGTTGCCGCCGCCACCCAGCGTGTTGAAGTGGTCAGCGGCGGCAACAAAAGAACCATCAGCTTCATCGTCCCCCAAGGGTCCGAAAAATGGTATCTTTCCATCGGGCAGGGGATGGGCAAGACCATTACATTTGCCGATGAAAAGCAGGCCTACACCCTGACCGACCGGGGCACGTACATCAGCTATAAATACGGCAAGGGCGCCAAGCTCGATCTTGAAATCCTGTGCGAAGGCGGCGATGATCTGGCCAACCCCTATGGCGTTATTCCGGTAAGCCCGGCCAAATATCCCCATGTCAAATCTGATCTGGCCGAACAGTTTGCCCAATGGCTCGTGTCCCCAAGAGGTCAATCTGTAATCGCAAACTACAAGATGCTGGGAAAACAGTTGTTTTTTCCGGACGCGGTAAAGTAA
- the selD gene encoding selenide, water dikinase SelD encodes MMKEKPVRLTTTVKGSGUASKLAPGDLDRALCGMEFPTDANVIVGLDSIDDAGVYKINDALAIVQTVDFFTPIVDEPYWFGQIAAANALSDIYAMGGIPKTAMNLVAFPADKMDISILRQIIKGGIDKMREAQVVLLGGHSIEDNELKYGLSVTGFIHPDKIIRKNNLILGDKLILTKPLGTGIINTAIKAGIASPDITETVTRIMATLNQKSAQVMQKYPVHACTDITGFGLLGHMAEMLAGSLLGIKIDSHKMPIIPGTDEYAQMGLIPAGAYKNRKYRETMVDISSTVDRTSQDILFDTQTSGGLLICIDAVCADALVNDLKNNGIDRATIIGEVVSEPKGKIVVV; translated from the coding sequence ATGATGAAAGAAAAACCAGTTCGCCTTACAACAACCGTGAAAGGTTCCGGGTGAGCATCTAAACTTGCTCCAGGGGACCTGGACCGGGCGCTATGTGGAATGGAATTTCCTACGGATGCAAATGTCATCGTGGGATTGGACAGCATCGATGATGCCGGTGTATACAAAATAAATGATGCGCTCGCCATCGTTCAAACCGTTGATTTTTTTACGCCGATTGTTGATGAACCCTATTGGTTCGGACAAATTGCTGCCGCCAACGCACTGAGCGATATTTATGCCATGGGCGGAATTCCGAAAACTGCAATGAATCTGGTGGCCTTTCCAGCGGATAAAATGGACATATCGATTCTGCGCCAAATTATTAAGGGGGGCATAGACAAGATGCGGGAGGCCCAAGTTGTCTTGCTGGGCGGCCACAGCATCGAAGATAACGAACTCAAATACGGATTGTCCGTCACCGGGTTTATTCATCCCGATAAGATTATCAGGAAAAATAACCTTATACTCGGCGACAAACTCATTTTGACCAAGCCGCTTGGCACGGGAATCATTAACACCGCAATCAAGGCAGGAATTGCTTCTCCCGATATAACGGAAACCGTAACCAGGATTATGGCGACACTCAACCAAAAAAGCGCCCAAGTAATGCAAAAATATCCGGTGCATGCCTGTACGGATATCACCGGCTTTGGCCTGCTGGGACATATGGCCGAGATGCTCGCAGGCTCATTACTTGGAATTAAGATTGATAGTCATAAGATGCCGATAATACCGGGGACTGATGAATATGCTCAGATGGGACTTATTCCCGCCGGCGCTTATAAAAATCGAAAATATCGAGAAACGATGGTGGACATTTCATCAACTGTTGATCGAACCTCACAAGATATTCTTTTTGATACGCAAACGTCCGGGGGGTTGCTGATTTGTATAGACGCTGTTTGCGCTGATGCCCTGGTCAACGATTTAAAAAACAATGGGATTGATCGTGCAACCATAATTGGAGAAGTCGTCTCTGAACCAAAAGGAAAGATAGTCGTGGTTTAA
- a CDS encoding ABC transporter permease, which translates to MNLIIDSILSAINLILSLDAEMMNIVAVSLKVSAASTLFAGVLGVPLGFFVAFETFPGKRLIITLLNTLLALPTVVIGLFVYAFISRRGIFGALDLLYTQKAMVIGQVILVLPIVATFTIAAISRIDERYRKTAMTLGANRLQTAGVIFREARFGIVAALVASFGRVIAEVGISMMLGGNARGFTRTMTTAMALEYDKGQFVLAVALGIILLSISFGLNLLFNFFQGRYDR; encoded by the coding sequence ATGAATCTTATAATTGACAGCATTCTTTCCGCAATCAACCTGATCCTTTCGCTGGATGCGGAAATGATGAACATTGTTGCGGTTTCCCTCAAGGTCAGCGCCGCCTCCACGCTGTTTGCAGGGGTGCTGGGAGTTCCCCTGGGATTTTTCGTGGCATTTGAAACATTTCCGGGAAAACGGCTGATCATCACCCTGCTGAACACCCTGCTGGCGCTCCCCACCGTTGTCATCGGGCTTTTTGTTTACGCCTTTATCTCCAGAAGGGGCATCTTCGGCGCCCTGGACCTGCTCTACACCCAAAAGGCCATGGTAATCGGTCAGGTTATCCTGGTCCTGCCGATTGTGGCGACTTTTACCATCGCCGCCATCAGCCGGATCGATGAACGCTACCGCAAGACCGCAATGACCCTGGGCGCCAATCGCCTGCAGACCGCCGGTGTTATCTTCAGAGAAGCCCGTTTTGGGATTGTCGCCGCGCTGGTGGCGTCCTTCGGCCGGGTCATCGCCGAAGTGGGCATCAGCATGATGCTGGGGGGCAACGCCAGGGGCTTTACCCGCACCATGACCACCGCCATGGCCCTGGAATATGACAAAGGCCAGTTTGTCCTGGCGGTGGCGCTGGGAATTATTTTGCTCAGCATCAGTTTCGGTTTAAATCTACTATTTAACTTCTTTCAGGGGAGATACGACCGGTGA
- a CDS encoding ATP-binding cassette domain-containing protein, translating to MTLYRLSQLTKTYRNRTVLDIPFLEIDPGKIYALMGPNGAGKTTLLNILGFLDPPTGGSVQFCSRSVQFTEPALQALRKEVVIVDQHPILFTTTVYKNLEFGLKVRQIAKSERERMITASLEMVGMLDFAQALAHRLSGGETQRVALARAFAVSPKVLLCDEPTANVDEENQAIILRILKQINEQKKITILFTTHDRTQAAALAQQTVFLNSGKITTNSPESNLYHSPISAK from the coding sequence GTGACCTTGTATCGTCTCTCGCAGCTGACAAAAACATACCGCAACCGGACGGTTCTCGATATTCCCTTTTTGGAAATCGACCCGGGAAAGATCTACGCCCTGATGGGTCCCAACGGCGCCGGCAAAACCACCTTGCTGAACATTCTCGGTTTTCTGGACCCGCCCACAGGCGGCAGTGTTCAGTTTTGTTCTCGCTCGGTTCAGTTCACAGAACCTGCCCTGCAGGCGCTTCGCAAAGAGGTCGTGATCGTGGATCAGCATCCGATTCTTTTCACCACCACCGTTTATAAAAATCTGGAATTCGGATTAAAGGTCAGGCAGATCGCCAAAAGCGAGCGGGAGCGCATGATCACCGCATCGCTGGAAATGGTCGGCATGCTGGACTTTGCCCAGGCCCTGGCCCACCGCCTGTCAGGAGGGGAAACCCAGCGGGTGGCGCTGGCGCGCGCCTTTGCCGTTTCACCCAAAGTTTTATTATGTGACGAACCTACCGCAAATGTCGACGAGGAGAATCAGGCCATCATCCTCCGTATTCTCAAACAGATCAATGAACAGAAAAAAATTACCATTTTATTTACAACCCACGACCGGACCCAGGCGGCCGCCCTGGCCCAGCAGACTGTGTTTCTAAACAGCGGAAAGATTACCACCAATTCGCCTGAATCTAATCTTTACCATTCACCCATCAGCGCAAAATGA